From a region of the Hymenobacter jejuensis genome:
- the plsY gene encoding glycerol-3-phosphate 1-O-acyltransferase PlsY: MNLPLVLGLLAAAYLIGSIPTALWVGRRFFGIDIREHGSGNSGATNTFRVLGKKPGSAVMAFDVFKGWAATSLASVMVSQGAIRPDQLLYFQLACGVLAVLGHIFPIYAGFRGGKGVATVLGMMLAIAPGTVGICLLIFLLVLFISRYVSLSSMTAGVAFALLQLLPPFRPDNSLLLVFGFVLAGLLIYTHRANIGRLRAGTESRVPLFGRK, translated from the coding sequence ATGAATTTGCCCCTCGTACTTGGCCTGCTCGCGGCCGCTTACCTCATTGGTTCCATCCCGACGGCGTTGTGGGTGGGACGCCGGTTTTTCGGCATCGACATTCGCGAACACGGCAGCGGTAATTCGGGGGCGACCAATACGTTTCGGGTGCTAGGCAAAAAGCCCGGTTCGGCCGTGATGGCTTTCGATGTGTTTAAGGGTTGGGCCGCTACGTCGCTGGCATCGGTGATGGTGAGCCAAGGAGCCATTCGGCCCGATCAGTTGCTGTATTTTCAGTTGGCCTGCGGTGTCCTGGCCGTACTAGGCCATATTTTCCCGATTTATGCGGGCTTCCGGGGTGGCAAAGGCGTGGCTACCGTATTGGGCATGATGCTGGCTATTGCGCCCGGCACAGTCGGGATTTGCTTGCTGATATTCTTGCTGGTGCTTTTTATATCGCGCTATGTATCACTGAGTTCTATGACGGCCGGTGTGGCGTTTGCGCTGCTGCAATTGCTGCCTCCTTTTCGGCCTGATAACTCGCTGCTGCTGGTGTTCGGGTTTGTGCTGGCTGGCTTGCTGATTTATACTCACCGGGCTAATATCGGTCGCCTGCGTGCCGGGACGGAGAGCCGCGTGCCGTTGTTTGGGCGGAAGTAA